One genomic window of Monodelphis domestica isolate mMonDom1 chromosome 1, mMonDom1.pri, whole genome shotgun sequence includes the following:
- the LOC130457376 gene encoding YTH domain-containing protein 1-like, with the protein MAASNRDEKDGDFNVLDYILGEAYDQDDSLCHPEMEQDENEERASKRRCDRMETTQRESQESPEWSRELTPEPPGSPMSTEPCGSPREQTAVGKRRVQSRSESSTADGSQSLGQDVDRWHSRSQLPSKEESGCVEYDREIGSRNCSEEERSAAAGSSTDGSEEKKQGRKRARGIASIVFRRSPSCASESSAGPRSKHKRSSSSVAAVPEDPTRRLRYILRDARFFLIKSSNRENISLAKARGIWSTLPANEKKLNAAFRSARNVILIFSVTESGAFQGFARLCSESHHGGPPIHWVLPEGMNLKTLGGVFRIAWICRHELPFTKCVHLTNALNGHKPVKIGRDGQEVDLECATELCLLFPPDEGVDLYQVMGDRHHQVRVLSPLRSRGLPPRREADRDARRRRRSEDDEVHNSRKRPRMDYAPGFRERPARREDARHPAADRRFSGVARGVFMKGSYEDDLRAFHNSRPPRPMRDMSPGRGRGQPSYRAGHQQRALPFQDSRSGRRPVPQEARHRGQPACDSDRRVEDFLRETRAIFGSQRRRPREWDRPGECDSSPYGRRDREAREWRERRRDEERRERRRRERRLTRCSCPEHLPFIS; encoded by the exons ATGGCCGCCAGCAATCGGGATgagaaagatggagattttaatgttttggacTATATCTTAGGAGAGGCATACGATCAGGATGACTCTTTGTGTCACCCTGAAATGgaacaagatgaaaatgaggaacgggcctccaaaagaagatgtgatcGAATGGAAACTACCCAACGCGAGAGTCAAGAATCCCCTGAGTGGTCCCGAGAATTGACTCCAGAGCCACCTGGCTCACCTATGAGCACAGAGCCATGTGGAAGTCCACGTGAACAGACTGCAGTCGGGAAAAGGCGCGTGCAAAGCAGGTCTGAGTCTTCCACAGCGGACGGCTCCCAGAGCCTTGGGCAGGATGTTGATAGGTGGCACAGCAGGTCCCAGCTGCCTTCCAAAGAAGAATCAGGCTGTGTGGAATATGACCGTGAGATCGGCAGCAGGAACTGTTCCgaagaagaga GGTCAGCCGCCGCTGGTTCTAGCACTGAtggatcagaggagaaaaagcaaggaaggaagagagcccgAGGCATAGCTTCAATTGTTTTTCGCAGAAGTCCAAGTTGTGCATCGGAATCATCTGCAGGTCCGCGAAGCAAGCACAAGAGATCATCATCTTCCGTTGCTGCTGTTCCGGAAGACCCCACGAGGAGGCTTCGATATATTCTGCGGGATGCGAGATTCTTCCTCATAAAGAGCAGCAACCGTGAAAACATCTCCCTTGCCAAAGCCAGGGGTATATGGTCGACCCTGccagcaaatgaaaagaaactgaatgctgCATTCCGATCTGcaagaaatgtcattttgatattttccgtGACAGAGAGTGGAGCTTTTCAAGGCTTTGCGAGACTCTGTTCAGAATCCCACCACGGAGGACCTCCTATACATTGGGTTTTGCCTGAAGGCATGAATCTTAAGACCCTTGGAGGGGTCTTCAGAATTGCCTGGATTTGCAGGCACGAATTGCCCTTCACCAAATGTGTTCACCTTACCAACGCTTTGAATGGACATAAGCCAGTTAAAATTGGACGTGACGGTCAGGAAGTTGACCTCGAATGTGCAACGGAGCtatgtctcctctttccccccgaTGAAGGCGTTGACCTGTATCAGGTCATGGGTGACAGGCACCACCAGGTAAGAGTGCTTTCACCCTTGCGTTCCAGAGGACTTCCACCCCGCCGAGAAGCGGACCGGGATGCGAGAAGGCGTCGTCGGTCAGAAGATGATGAGGTTCATAACAGCAGGAAGAGACCGAGGATGGACTACGCCCCTGGGTTTCGTGAGAGACCAGCGCGTAGGGAGGACGCACGCCATCCAGCAGCGGACAGAAGATTTTCAGGAGTTGCCAGAGGTGTTTTCATGAAGGGCTCCTACGAGGATGACCTGAGAGCATTTCACAACAGCAGGCCACCAAGGCCAATGCGGGACATGTCCCCTGGTCGAGGAAGGGGACAGCCTTCCTACCGCGCTGGCCACCAGCAGCGTGCTCTCCCTTTCCAGGACTCTCGGTCAGGACGTCGACCTGTGCCACAGGAAGCAAGACACAGAGGTCAACCAGCATGTGATTCTGATAGGCGCGTAGAGGACTTCCTGCGTGAAACACGAGCTATCTTTGGCTCTCAGAGACGGAGACCCCGTGAATGGGATCGACCCGGAGAATGTGATAGTTCCCCATATGGCCGGAGAGACAGGGAGGCGCGTGAATggcgagagaggaggagagacgaggagagaagagagaggagaagacggGAGAGGAGACTGACGCGATGCAGCTGCCCCGAACATCTTCCATTCATCTCCTGA
- the LOC130457375 gene encoding YTH domain-containing protein 1-like, translating into MAASNRDEKDGDFNVLDYILGEAYDQDDSLCHPEMEQDENEERASKRRCDRMETTQRESQESPEWSRELTPEPPGSPMSTEPCGSPREQTAVGKRRVQSRSESSTADGSQSLGQDVDRWHSRSQLPSKEESGCVEYDREIGSRNCSEEERSAAAGSSTDGSEEKKQGRKRARGIASIVFRRSPSCASESSAGPRSKHKRSSSSVAAVPEDPTRRLRYILRDARFFLIKSSNRENISLAKARGIWSTLPANEKKLNAAFRSARNVILIFSVTESGAFQGFARLCSESHHGGPPIHWVLPEGMNLKTLGGVFRIAWICRHELPFTKCVHLTNALNGHKPVKIGRDGQEVDLECATELCLLFPPDEGVDLYQVMGDRHHQVRVLSPLRSRGLPPRREADRDARRRRRSEDDEVHNSRKRPRMDYAPGFRERPARREDARHPAADRRFSGVARGVFMKGSYEDDLRAFHNSRPPRPMRDMSPGRGRGQPSYRAGHQQRALPFQDSRSGRRPVPQEARHRGQPACDSDRRVEDFLRETRAIFGSQRRRPREWDRPGECDSSPYGRRDREAREWRERRRDEERRERRRRERRLTRCSCPEHLPFIS; encoded by the exons ATGGCCGCCAGCAATCGGGATgagaaagatggagattttaatgttttggacTATATCTTAGGAGAGGCATACGATCAGGATGACTCTTTGTGTCACCCTGAAATGgaacaagatgaaaatgaggaacgggcctccaaaagaagatgtgatcGAATGGAAACTACCCAACGCGAGAGTCAAGAATCCCCTGAGTGGTCCCGAGAATTGACTCCAGAGCCACCTGGCTCACCTATGAGCACAGAGCCATGTGGAAGTCCACGTGAACAGACTGCAGTCGGGAAAAGGCGCGTGCAAAGCAGGTCTGAGTCTTCCACAGCGGACGGCTCCCAGAGCCTTGGGCAGGATGTTGATAGGTGGCACAGCAGGTCCCAGCTGCCTTCCAAAGAAGAATCAGGCTGTGTGGAATATGACCGTGAGATCGGCAGCAGGAACTGTTCCgaagaagaga GGTCAGCCGCCGCTGGTTCTAGCACTGAtggatcagaggagaaaaagcaaggaaggaagagagcccgAGGCATAGCTTCAATTGTTTTTCGCAGAAGTCCAAGTTGTGCATCGGAATCATCTGCAGGTCCGCGAAGCAAGCACAAGAGATCATCATCTTCCGTTGCTGCTGTTCCGGAAGACCCCACGAGGAGGCTTCGATATATTCTGCGGGATGCGAGATTCTTCCTCATAAAGAGCAGCAACCGTGAAAACATCTCCCTTGCCAAAGCCAGGGGTATATGGTCGACCCTGccagcaaatgaaaagaaactgaatgctgCATTCCGATCTGcaagaaatgtcattttgatattttccgtGACAGAGAGTGGAGCTTTTCAAGGCTTTGCGAGACTCTGTTCAGAATCCCACCACGGAGGACCTCCTATACATTGGGTTTTGCCTGAAGGCATGAATCTTAAGACCCTTGGAGGGGTCTTCAGAATTGCCTGGATTTGCAGGCACGAATTGCCCTTCACCAAATGTGTTCACCTTACCAACGCTTTGAATGGACATAAGCCAGTTAAAATTGGACGTGACGGTCAGGAAGTTGACCTCGAATGTGCAACGGAGCtatgtctcctctttccccccgaTGAAGGCGTTGACCTGTATCAGGTCATGGGTGACAGGCACCACCAGGTAAGAGTGCTTTCACCCTTGCGTTCCAGAGGACTTCCACCCCGCCGAGAAGCGGACCGGGATGCGAGAAGGCGTCGTCGGTCAGAAGATGACGAGGTTCATAACAGCAGGAAGAGACCGAGGATGGACTACGCCCCTGGGTTTCGTGAGAGACCAGCGCGTAGGGAGGACGCACGCCATCCAGCAGCGGACAGAAGATTTTCAGGAGTTGCCAGAGGTGTTTTCATGAAGGGCTCCTACGAGGATGACCTGAGAGCATTTCACAACAGCAGGCCACCAAGGCCAATGCGGGACATGTCCCCTGGTCGAGGAAGGGGACAGCCTTCCTACCGCGCTGGCCACCAGCAGCGTGCTCTCCCTTTCCAGGACTCTCGGTCAGGACGTCGACCTGTGCCACAGGAAGCAAGACACAGAGGTCAACCAGCATGTGATTCTGATAGGCGCGTAGAGGACTTCCTGCGTGAAACACGAGCTATCTTTGGCTCTCAGAGACGGAGACCCCGTGAATGGGATCGACCCGGAGAATGTGATAGTTCCCCATATGGCCGGAGAGACAGGGAGGCGCGTGAATggcgagagaggaggagagacgaggagagaagagagaggagaagacggGAGAGGAGACTGACGCGATGCAGCTGCCCCGAACATCTTCCATTCATCTCCTGA